In Macrobrachium rosenbergii isolate ZJJX-2024 chromosome 19, ASM4041242v1, whole genome shotgun sequence, the following are encoded in one genomic region:
- the LOC136848699 gene encoding inactive ubiquitin carboxyl-terminal hydrolase MINDY-4B-like: MMKRSVEKVIRGRRAADRVLYPTKPQSSVQKVPVVGGTPISLQLAVDLRTLVFGSACIMGSAEGDWLGEQFHFHEGDTFRAFALRAPKTSTKGLIMCVQGYVLKHMLFSRKGPKAANTGDPALQLKVSVKTQEDSLIAALSDILWKAGDRQSAVLCLTQGNVYVNDCSSYQTDGCTEKIHTFELKKQEELTAYIRRYLFEFVTDDYNGLLLFLYSLALSRGFERLAEDMDGNNVTLVQKNGCIHSCVATLILTGRASHYLHNGIIYEGSEDTMAKAKTGLLTRGEIGLLEWEKQEGKKQYANVVGSRLKTPSMPVWVVRSGEFYGVLFNPNRDLTRDYHAENRFDLFFHYGTFTKMPTAVMITIDTRNTGVYEEYSSPPLENIIRTKWAGAEVNWNGVEPFM; this comes from the exons CAGATCGAGTCCTGTACCCGACGAAGCCCCAGTCATCCGTTCAGAAGGTCCCCGTCGTTGGTGGCACCCCCATCTCTCTTCAGCTGGCCGTC GACCTGCGCACTCTGGTGTTTGGCTCCGCATGCATCATGGGATCAGCGGAAGGGGACTGGCTGGGAGAACAGTTCCACTTCCACGAGGGCGACACCTTCCGAGCGTTTGCCCTGAGGGCCCCTAAAACTAGCACCAAGGGCCTCATCATGTGCGTCCAGGGATACGTCCTCAAACACATGCTCTTCTCCCGCAAAGGTCCGAAGGCGGCGAATACCGGAGACCCTGCGCT CCAGTTAAAAGTGTCCGTGAAGACGCAGGAGGACTCCCTCATAGCCGCCCTCAGCGACATCCTGTGGAAAGCGGGCGACAGGCAGTCTGCGGTGCTGTGCCTCACCCAAGGAAACGTTTACGTCAATGATTGCTCGAGTTACCAGACGGACGGCTGTACTGAAAAG ATTCACACATTCGAATTGAAGAAACAAGAGGAACTCACGGCATATATAAGAAGATACCTATTTGAG tttGTTACGGACGATTACAACGgactgttgttatttttgtacagCTTAGCTCTTTCCCGCGGTTTTGAAAG ATTAGCCGAGGACATGGACGGGAACAATGTGACCCTGGTGCAAAAGAACGGATGCATCCATTCATGCGTGGCTACTCTCATACTCACCGGGAGAGCCAGTCATTATCTACACAATGGCATTATATACGAAGGATCAGAGGACACAATG GCGAAGGCGAAGACGGGGCTCTTGACGAGGGGGGAGATAGGCTTGTTGGAATGGGAGAAGCAGGAGGGCAAGAAGCAGTACGCCAACGTCGTAGGGTCGAGGTTGAAGACGCCCTCCATGCCCGTCTGGGTGGTCAGGAGCGGCGAGTTCTATGGTGTCCTATTCAACCCCAACAGAGATTTGACTCGGGACTATCATGCTGAAAACAG atttgatctcttctttcacTACGGAACTTTCACCAAAATGCCGACGGCTGTCATGATCACCATTGACACCCGAAACACAGGAGTGTACGAGGAGTATAGTTCGCCTCCTTTGGAGAACATCATTCGGACAAA GTGGGCAGGAGCCGAAGTCAACTGGAACGGAGTCGAACCATTCATGTGA